The nucleotide sequence TTCACTGAATGAGTGGTTTGAGATGTTTAACAGGGAGTTATCGTCAATCCCATCAAATCAACCACTTGTATTGCTCATAGATACAAATGAACATAAATTTGAATCAATTCAATGCCTTAAAAGCCTAAGAGAGTTTTTCATAAATAATAAAGTTGTCAAAAAAAGTGGTGTTAAAGCGGCTTTTGTCGGGCCGGGGCAATATATGGAACCTCATATAAAGTCAGACCTGGAGGCATATTTTGATAGCTTTGATGAGGCTTACAGCTGGTTAAAGAAGTAAACGAAATTCGCGAATTTTAGGGAAATAAAAAAATGGAAATCTCAATTATTACAAATTTAAGTGATAATCAGATCAACCCGCTTACCAACCTTCCTTTCATAAAGCCCCGGAAAAAACTCACTGCGGCAATAAACGCTCACGCCACCCACCCCCTCAACAATGACAATCTCCTTCCTGCAAAAGAAAAAGCGCCAGATAAGCCCGCTAACCATCATAATAAAAGCCGCCCATATCCATGGAAAGCCCGGATTTTTGACAACTTTCAAGTCACCCCAGTATTTCACCTCTTCTATGCTGATTTTGAGACTGTCAAAATCTGCCGCCTCCCCTTCCCTGATGAGCCCTGAATAGACGGGAAGCCTTCCCCTGTAGACCCTGAGTCCAATAACAGGGTTATTCCTGTTCATGGAGCGGTTGGTAACGCTTTCATCCTTGATAAGGGCATCGGGGTAGTAGGCGACAGAGAAACGGTGGGGGTAACCGGAAACTTTAAAGACCTCTTCCACGCCGGGCATAAAAACATTGAGAAGCTCCATGCCGCTTGCCAGTTCCCTGCCTTTCTGGTCCGTCAATAAATAGCGAAAGGCGTAACCGATACCGGCAATACTTACCCTGGCGCCGTCCATCCTGACAGGAGAGCTTAGCCAGGCGCTTTCCTTTGTTCCATCGTTGAGGGTCATATCAGCCCTCAGATCGGTAAAAAGGAGTTCATTGCCCCAGAATTCGGGGTTTATGGAATTGAGATTAAAATTGATGTCCGGTAAAGCGGCATAAAGTGACCCTGTCGTCGATTGATAGGATTGCTCCGCTCCATCAAAGTTTGTCCCCTCGGCAACAAGGGCCTTTCCGTCAAAACGGAATAAAAGACTGATAAAAATCCCGGTAAGCAGGAAAAAATAACTCACATGAAAAAGAAGGTTGCCCAAAGGTGACCCTATTCCTTTAAAGGCATAAATAATTTTTTTCCTCTCCTCTTCATGGGTAGTTATGCTGTAAGACTTGGGGAGCCCGGCTTCGAGCTTGTCTCCCTTTGCAGGGTGATCACGAACAAACACCCATCGATGAAGATCGGACAGTGGCGGACTTTCCGGCCTGCGGAGCCTTCGAATAATAACAGGCAGCCACTTTATTTGACAAATAAGGAGGTTCATAAAAAAGAGCGCATAAAGAACGACCATGGGAAGCAGGGTCTGAAAGGAATCGAACCAGCTTTTCGGTACGAAAAGAGCAAATACATATGAAATCAGTGAATAGGTAATAGCCGTAATGAAGATAAACAGGGAGAGTCCCCGCGAACCGGCCCGGTCCCAGAGTCTTTTAGCGACCCCCTTTTGCCTTCCCTCGTTTATCACTTAAGCTGCTCCATAGCCTCGATATTCATAACATCGTAGCGGCTGATAAGCCAGCTATCCCCTGCATGGTCGAGAACGTAACTCATGGAAAAGACAGCCGGCGGAAGAGACCTTATGAGGGAATGGTCACCGGCGCTCAGATAGCTCACAGTCAAAACTTCTTTTGTAGAAACCCTCAGCTTATCCGGTCCAATGCGCACTACATTCCGGAGCCAGAAATCACCGAAACGGTATGCGGCAACCCTGCCGTCACCCCGGAGAAAAGCAATCTCCTCTTTCAATTCTGCCAACAAATCATCACTTAAAGGTAACCCGGCAAATAGTGATTCTTGAGGATTGAGATAGGCAAGGGGCAAAATGTTGTGATAGTTTTTCAGGATTTTTTCGATCTGAAAGGAATCAAAAGGTGTGAGGTCCTTGCCGGTTTTGTTCAGGAAAAGATGTTCAAATTCGTCGGCGAAGGCAAGGAGAAAAAACAGCAGCACCGAACCGGCAAACATGAGGAGTGTTTTTTTTAAGGCCGTCATATCAGCTGTGATAACCTTTTCTCTCTTTTCATGATTCTGTCGAAAAAGCGCTTAAGCTGCTTTTAGGACAATAGTGCAATGTTACCAAGGTTCTTCTTTTATGCAATAGAAAGAGCGCTTTTACTTATTTAATTACAAAGGATGATTGTGGTTTAAAATTCCCATCCCCTTTCCAAGATGATGAAAACCCCTTTTCATGCTCTCACGGACAAAGTCTTTTCCCTCTTTAACCGCCCGTATCATATGAGAACCACCGGTCAGACCGGCAGCAATGGCCGAAGAAAGGGCGCATCCCGTCCCCCTGAACTCCCCGCCTCTTATTCTTTCCCCCTGGAATATTTCATATCCTGCGCCATCATAGAGAATATCGATGGCCTTGCCCTTCAGGTGCCCTCCTTTGACCAGCACATTTTGGGGACCCAATCGGGCAATGATCCTTGCCGCCTCTTTCATGTCGTCAGGGCCTGTAATTTCCATTCTTGCCAAAAATGAGGCTTCTTCAATATTAGGCGTCACCAGATGAACACGGGGAAAGAGTTTTTCAACCAGGGAATCGATAGCATTATCATCAATAAGCATGGCGCCGCTGCTGGACCGGATGATGGGGTCGAGGACCACATTTTTTGCCTTTACCTCATTTATGAACTCACTCAAAAGGGTGATATTTTCCCGTGAAGAAAGCATGCCTATCTTAAGACTGCCTACGGGAATATCGTTGTAAATTGCCCGAAGCTGACTTTCCACGACCTGGCCGGGAAGGGCCATAACATGACTCACAGCGCAACTGTTTTGGGAGGTAATGGCTGTAATGACGGACATCCCGTAAACACGGTAAGCGGCAAAAACCTTCAGGTCCGCCTGTATGCCTGCGGCGCCGCATGGGTCGGAGCCCCCTATGGTGAGCGCTGTTTTAACCTGCATTGCAACGATCTATAATATTAATTATATCTGAAGTTGTTTTTTTTGCATCTTTTGCGTCTGCAATGGCTGAAATAATGGCTACGCCGTCGGCTCCTGCCTTCAATAGAGAAGGGATTTTTTTTTCATTGATTCCGCCAATGGCAATTAGCGGGATAGAAACCTTCTTTCTTACTGCCTCCAGGGCATGAAGTCCCTTTTCCCGGCGGGCATCTTTTTTGGTCTTCGTCGGGAAGAGGGGGCCAAAGCCGATGTAGTCAGCCCCGTCACGGCAGGCGTCAAGCGCCTCTTCCACATTATTTGTCGATATGCCGATCAGTTTTTCCTTCCCCAATAGCTTGCGTGCTTCCCCAAGAGGGAAATCATCCTGTCCGAGATGCACACCATGAGCCCCCGAAAGGAGGGCCACATCGACACGGTCATTGACGAGAAAAATCGCATGATAGTGATTGCATAAGGAGGCCATCTCTCTGGCGACAAGAACAAAATCCCGGGCAGGCAGAGCCTTGGCTCTAAGCTGCAGGAGCCTGCAACCGCCCTCCAGTATACGCCTGGCCAGATCCAGGGGATTAGCGGATGAATCGTCGACAATGGCATAAAGCCCACCTATGGCCGAAAGAGACAAGCTTATTTCCCGTTAGAACCCTTCCTGATATCAAGAAGGTCCATTTTTTTCTTGAGCGTATTCCTGTTAATGCCGAGGACTTTAGCCGCTTTGATCTGGTTCCAGCGGCACTTTTCAAGGACAAGCCTTATAAGCGGTCTTTCCATCTGGGAAAGGACCATGGAATAAAGACCTTCCGTATTGTTCTCATCAACAGCCGCAATAAGGGGGGTCAGCTTAATGCGCATAATCTCTTCAAGGGATATCTCGTCAATACCGCTGCCGGGATGATCTTTATCTTCTCTTAGCCTTGACGGAAACTCTTCGGGCATGATAGTTTCAGACCTGGAAAGGACGACGGCCCGCCTCATGGTGTTTTCAAGTTCCCTTACATTTCCCGGCCAGGAAAAAGCGTTTACTATCTTCATTGCCTCATTGGAAAGATATTTTCTTGGCATATTGAGTTCTTTTGAAAAGGTCTCAAGGAAGTATTCCACCAGAAGATGAATATCACCTCTCCTGTCTCTTAAAGGCGGCATTTTAATGTTGACGACATTGAGCCTGTAGTAGAGATCTTGACGAAACTTTCTTTCTTTGACGGCCCTGGCCAGGTCCTGGTTGGTGGCAGCGGTGACTCTCACATCGATTTTTATGGGGGCTGTTCCTCCCACACTGTCCACCTCCTTCTCCTGAAGCGCCCTTAAAAGCTTCATTTGAAGGTCCATACTCATATCGGCGATTTCGTCAAGAAAGAGCGTCCCTCCCCGGGCAAGCTCGAATTTCCCCGGCTTTCTCCCTGTGGCACCGCTGAAAGCCCCTTTTTCATGACCGAAAAGCTCGCTTTCAAGCAACTCTCCCGGTATGGCGGCGGAATTAACGGCCACAAAGGGCTTGTTTTTCCGCTCACCGCTGTTGTGGATTGCCCGGGCAATCACTTCTTTGCCTGTTCCGCTCTCACCTTCAATGAGTACCGTCACATCGCTTCCGGAAACCTTGCCGATGGTCTTATAAACCTTTTGCATGGCGGCGCTCTTACCGATAATATTTATCCCGACTTCATAGCTTTCCGCCGCCATACCGGGCCTTGCAGTCTCCAGGGAAATGTTCCTCGATTCAAAGGCCTTGCCTGCAATGTCTTTCACTTCTTCAATATCGAAGGGCTTTGTAATATAATCATAGGCGCCGAGCTTCATGGCCTCGACAGCATTTTTCATTGTATTCTGGGCCGTCATGATGACAAAGCAGGTATCGACCTTATTCTCCTTTGCCATCCGGAGGAGTTCGAGACCATTAATGTCGGGCATGATGATATCGACAAAGGCAAGGCCATAATCACCGTTTTTCAGCAAGGCAAAGCCCTCCTTTCCTCCCGACGCAATGGAAACCTTGTAACCGTTCTTTTCGAAGGTCTTGCGAAGGACCCACCTCATGCTGTCATCATCATCGATGATCAATACCTTGTCCGACATAAATTACCTTAATGGAAGGAGCACTGAAAAAATACTCCCTTTTCCTTCCTCACTTTTCACTTTTATACTGCCCCTGTGTTCCTTTATTATCCTGTGAGAGACAGAAAGACCCAGCCCGGCTCCGCTCCTTTTTCTGGTAAAGAAGGGGGTAAAAAGCTGCTTCACATCTTCAGGGGACATCCCTTTCCCTGAGTCCTCCACATCAATAGAGATCATTTTAGAAACATTTCCCTCTCTCTCGTGGATCATAAAATCACTGACCACCCTTGTCGATATTTTCAGCTTCCCGGCGCCATCCATTGCCTCACAGCCATTTTTTATAATATTAATAAAGACTTGGGAAAGCCTTTCACTGTCACCGGGAATGGGGGGGATACTGGGGTCGTATTCAGCCGTAAAATACACCTTTTTTCCTTCTTCACTCCTCGATATGAGGGCTATTACGGCGTCGAGAATCTCGTAAATATTAATCTTCCCGAGATTGAGCTTCTTCGGATTGGAAAAGTCGAGCAGGTCTTCAAGGAGGCTGCTTACCCGTTCCGATTCCTTAATAATAACTTCTGTATAACTTTTCAGCTCTTCATGAGCGTCAATTTCCATCTGTAAAAGCTGGGCCGATCCCTTTATCCCCCCGAGGGGGTTTTTTATTTCATGGGCAAGACCGGCAGCAAGAATCCCTACAGAGGCAAGACTGTCGGAGCGCCTTACATCCTCCTCAAGTGATTTAATGCGGCTTATATCCCGCACCAGGAGGGTTATCCCTTTTGTCTCGCCGTTCCTGTTGAGTACAGGTGAGGTTGTCAGCGAAACGGGAAGAACGCTGCCGTTTCGTTTGACAAAAAGGGTATCATAATCGGAAAAGACCTGCCCCGTGGCAAGTGTCTTTTCCAGCTGTTCAACAACATGAAGATTATGGGCAAAGACCTCCTTCATTCCAGAGGAAAGGGCTTTTTTCTTTGATATGCCTGTTATTTTTTCTGCAAGCGGGTTAAAAAGGGTAATTACGCCCAACCTGTCAAAAACAACGATCCCTTCTTCAATGCTGTCTATAATGTCTTCATAGAGGCTATCTTCTTCCATCATAAGTTCAGGAAGCCATGGCCATGCCCGGCCCTTCTTCACTATAGTCGGCATCGGTACAGGAAGAGCCCTCGCAAGAA is from Deltaproteobacteria bacterium and encodes:
- a CDS encoding cytochrome c biogenesis protein ResB produces the protein MINEGRQKGVAKRLWDRAGSRGLSLFIFITAITYSLISYVFALFVPKSWFDSFQTLLPMVVLYALFFMNLLICQIKWLPVIIRRLRRPESPPLSDLHRWVFVRDHPAKGDKLEAGLPKSYSITTHEEERKKIIYAFKGIGSPLGNLLFHVSYFFLLTGIFISLLFRFDGKALVAEGTNFDGAEQSYQSTTGSLYAALPDINFNLNSINPEFWGNELLFTDLRADMTLNDGTKESAWLSSPVRMDGARVSIAGIGYAFRYLLTDQKGRELASGMELLNVFMPGVEEVFKVSGYPHRFSVAYYPDALIKDESVTNRSMNRNNPVIGLRVYRGRLPVYSGLIREGEAADFDSLKISIEEVKYWGDLKVVKNPGFPWIWAAFIMMVSGLIWRFFFCRKEIVIVEGVGGVSVYCRSEFFPGLYERKVGKRVDLIIT
- the thiD gene encoding bifunctional hydroxymethylpyrimidine kinase/phosphomethylpyrimidine kinase, coding for MQVKTALTIGGSDPCGAAGIQADLKVFAAYRVYGMSVITAITSQNSCAVSHVMALPGQVVESQLRAIYNDIPVGSLKIGMLSSRENITLLSEFINEVKAKNVVLDPIIRSSSGAMLIDDNAIDSLVEKLFPRVHLVTPNIEEASFLARMEITGPDDMKEAARIIARLGPQNVLVKGGHLKGKAIDILYDGAGYEIFQGERIRGGEFRGTGCALSSAIAAGLTGGSHMIRAVKEGKDFVRESMKRGFHHLGKGMGILNHNHPL
- the thiE gene encoding thiamine phosphate synthase, with the protein product MSLSAIGGLYAIVDDSSANPLDLARRILEGGCRLLQLRAKALPARDFVLVAREMASLCNHYHAIFLVNDRVDVALLSGAHGVHLGQDDFPLGEARKLLGKEKLIGISTNNVEEALDACRDGADYIGFGPLFPTKTKKDARREKGLHALEAVRKKVSIPLIAIGGINEKKIPSLLKAGADGVAIISAIADAKDAKKTTSDIINIIDRCNAG
- a CDS encoding sigma-54 dependent transcriptional regulator; the protein is MSDKVLIIDDDDSMRWVLRKTFEKNGYKVSIASGGKEGFALLKNGDYGLAFVDIIMPDINGLELLRMAKENKVDTCFVIMTAQNTMKNAVEAMKLGAYDYITKPFDIEEVKDIAGKAFESRNISLETARPGMAAESYEVGINIIGKSAAMQKVYKTIGKVSGSDVTVLIEGESGTGKEVIARAIHNSGERKNKPFVAVNSAAIPGELLESELFGHEKGAFSGATGRKPGKFELARGGTLFLDEIADMSMDLQMKLLRALQEKEVDSVGGTAPIKIDVRVTAATNQDLARAVKERKFRQDLYYRLNVVNIKMPPLRDRRGDIHLLVEYFLETFSKELNMPRKYLSNEAMKIVNAFSWPGNVRELENTMRRAVVLSRSETIMPEEFPSRLREDKDHPGSGIDEISLEEIMRIKLTPLIAAVDENNTEGLYSMVLSQMERPLIRLVLEKCRWNQIKAAKVLGINRNTLKKKMDLLDIRKGSNGK
- a CDS encoding ATP-binding protein, whose translation is MPTIVKKGRAWPWLPELMMEEDSLYEDIIDSIEEGIVVFDRLGVITLFNPLAEKITGISKKKALSSGMKEVFAHNLHVVEQLEKTLATGQVFSDYDTLFVKRNGSVLPVSLTTSPVLNRNGETKGITLLVRDISRIKSLEEDVRRSDSLASVGILAAGLAHEIKNPLGGIKGSAQLLQMEIDAHEELKSYTEVIIKESERVSSLLEDLLDFSNPKKLNLGKINIYEILDAVIALISRSEEGKKVYFTAEYDPSIPPIPGDSERLSQVFINIIKNGCEAMDGAGKLKISTRVVSDFMIHEREGNVSKMISIDVEDSGKGMSPEDVKQLFTPFFTRKRSGAGLGLSVSHRIIKEHRGSIKVKSEEGKGSIFSVLLPLR